One Balneola sp. DNA window includes the following coding sequences:
- a CDS encoding bifunctional pyr operon transcriptional regulator/uracil phosphoribosyltransferase, whose amino-acid sequence MTAEDLNRTYLRFAHQFLEGYDDAERLAIVGMQTRGVHIGKRIVDEIEKSFNQKIDFGVLDVTFYRDDYRSKLKMPEVKVTEIPFNLYDRDIVLVDDVLYTGRTVRSAMDALMAYGRPRSIKFCCMIDRGHRELPISADYMGMYIPTYENEEVRVKVNELDGEDAVYVVEVEVQDNE is encoded by the coding sequence ATGACTGCCGAAGATCTGAACCGCACGTACCTGCGGTTTGCTCATCAATTTCTGGAAGGCTATGATGATGCTGAACGCCTTGCCATTGTTGGGATGCAAACCCGAGGTGTGCACATCGGTAAACGCATCGTTGATGAAATAGAAAAATCATTTAATCAAAAGATCGACTTTGGTGTGCTGGACGTTACTTTTTATAGAGATGATTACCGGTCTAAGCTAAAAATGCCGGAAGTTAAAGTAACCGAAATACCTTTCAATCTATACGACCGTGATATTGTATTGGTAGATGATGTACTTTACACGGGAAGAACGGTAAGGTCAGCGATGGATGCTTTAATGGCATATGGCCGACCCAGAAGTATCAAATTTTGCTGTATGATCGATCGGGGTCACCGAGAACTGCCAATTTCTGCTGATTACATGGGGATGTATATTCCAACCTATGAAAATGAAGAAGTAAGAGTGAAAGTGAATGAGCTAGACGGCGAAGATGCAGTGTATGTAGTTGAAGTGGAGGTTCAAGATAATGAGTAG
- a CDS encoding SAM-dependent methyltransferase, which translates to MSNEKRLKSEKEFHNETFAKNTRSAAKKYYKSASESKGKYHSLIERDIKGKKVLEYGCGPGSSSFSLAKMGAKVTAIDISDVAIDQAREQAEEEGLDIEFYVMDAENLDFESNSFDVICGSGILHHLELGAAYKEISRTLKKDGRAIFFEPLGHNPIINLYRKLTPKMRTDDEHPLLMKDIEMTQEYFESVNKYHFNLTSIISSFASFMNGPLSKLDEMLFNLLPGLKKYSWIVVLEFLGPKQ; encoded by the coding sequence ATGAGTAATGAGAAACGCTTAAAAAGTGAAAAAGAGTTTCATAATGAGACCTTTGCAAAGAATACTAGATCTGCAGCTAAAAAGTATTATAAGTCGGCTAGTGAAAGCAAGGGGAAGTATCATTCACTCATAGAAAGAGATATAAAGGGTAAAAAAGTACTTGAGTATGGATGTGGCCCCGGCAGTTCCTCGTTTAGTCTTGCAAAGATGGGTGCGAAAGTTACAGCAATTGATATATCTGATGTCGCTATTGATCAAGCTCGCGAGCAAGCTGAAGAAGAAGGGTTGGATATCGAGTTTTATGTTATGGATGCCGAAAACCTTGACTTTGAATCGAACTCATTTGATGTGATTTGCGGATCCGGAATTCTTCACCATTTAGAATTGGGTGCTGCATATAAAGAGATAAGCAGAACCTTGAAGAAAGACGGGCGGGCTATTTTTTTTGAACCACTAGGTCATAACCCGATAATTAATCTATACCGGAAACTAACTCCGAAGATGCGCACGGATGACGAGCACCCCCTATTAATGAAAGATATTGAGATGACTCAGGAATACTTTGAATCAGTAAACAAATATCATTTTAACCTGACATCAATAATCTCATCATTCGCTTCTTTTATGAATGGCCCGTTGTCTAAACTAGACGAGATGTTATTCAATCTTCTGCCTGGTTTAAAGAAATATTCCTGGATAGTGGTATTAGAGTTTTTAGGCCCTAAACAATAG
- a CDS encoding glycosyl transferase: MIRDEQNHTAESKKLPSVTVGIPVLNEEDHIERVISNFQSTDYPNLVEILVADGGSSDNTQELVKKMAIDDDRIKLIQNPEKYQSFALNRMIEEAEGEIFLRADGHCLYQDDYLAKNIEVFLGTKSKNVGGSQRYVASNKVQAGTSLAVKSFLGNGGAKYMNENYSGYADTVFLGCFWTKDLKEVGGFSTKNITNQDSELNLRFIEQFGSESIFVSPEIKSWYYPRDSYPGLFKQYFRYGRGRLLTKLLHPKSSPIRGTIPFFFICFLLIYLLVDLFSANNLQSVNFSFLLLVILLVESFRVVLKERDNFKAESWTAKESSPGVFSLWIHTIGSIIVMQIGHFSGFLYQSIRKFVFQVKGW, encoded by the coding sequence ATCATAAGAGACGAGCAAAATCATACTGCAGAATCAAAAAAGTTGCCATCGGTTACGGTCGGCATCCCTGTTCTGAATGAAGAAGATCATATTGAGAGAGTTATATCTAATTTTCAGTCTACAGATTATCCCAATCTAGTTGAAATTTTAGTAGCCGATGGTGGAAGCTCTGACAATACACAAGAACTAGTCAAAAAAATGGCTATTGATGATGACCGAATTAAGCTGATTCAAAACCCTGAGAAGTACCAATCATTTGCCCTTAACAGAATGATTGAAGAGGCTGAGGGTGAAATATTTCTCAGAGCAGATGGGCATTGCCTATATCAAGATGATTATTTAGCCAAGAATATTGAAGTTTTTTTGGGTACGAAATCAAAAAATGTTGGAGGCTCACAACGCTATGTGGCGTCTAACAAAGTACAAGCTGGTACTTCACTAGCGGTAAAAAGTTTTCTGGGAAATGGTGGTGCTAAATACATGAATGAAAATTACTCAGGATATGCCGACACGGTTTTTCTTGGGTGTTTCTGGACTAAGGATTTAAAAGAAGTTGGCGGGTTTAGCACCAAAAATATTACCAATCAGGATTCTGAATTAAACCTCAGATTTATTGAACAATTTGGCAGTGAAAGTATTTTTGTTAGTCCTGAAATTAAAAGCTGGTACTATCCTAGAGATTCCTATCCCGGATTATTTAAGCAATATTTTCGATATGGTCGGGGCAGGCTACTAACAAAATTGCTTCACCCTAAAAGTTCTCCGATCAGAGGGACAATACCGTTCTTTTTTATCTGCTTCTTACTGATTTATTTATTGGTTGATTTATTCAGTGCTAACAATCTTCAGTCAGTTAACTTTTCATTTTTACTGTTAGTTATATTGCTGGTTGAATCTTTTCGTGTTGTCTTGAAAGAGCGTGATAATTTTAAAGCTGAGAGTTGGACAGCTAAGGAATCCTCACCCGGAGTCTTTTCATTATGGATTCATACTATCGGAAGCATAATTGTGATGCAAATTGGACACTTCAGTGGTTTTTTATATCAATCAATCCGAAAATTCGTTTTCCAAGTCAAAGGTTGGTGA
- a CDS encoding aspartate carbamoyltransferase, whose amino-acid sequence MSSSLEDYHFKQKHLLGLADYSADDIKYVLEQAKYFREILDRPVPKVPTLRDKTIVNLFYENSTRTRLSFELAQKRMGADVVNFSTSSSSTKKGESLKDTIRNISSMKIDMVVVRHESPGVPHFLTKCVDAAILNAGDGAHEHPTQALLDMFTMQTIHPDLTGKKVAIIGDIAHSRVVRSNIIGLKKLGAEVVLCGPKTLIPVYVEDMGVEVSYNLEETLGWCDIAMALRIQLERQESGTEFFPSLREYHERFGIKLSHLEKYPEFKIMHPGPINRGVEMESEVADSDRAVILDQVTNGVAVRMAILYLLSGGNRV is encoded by the coding sequence ATGAGTAGTTCCTTGGAAGATTATCATTTCAAACAAAAGCATTTACTTGGCCTTGCTGACTACTCTGCGGATGATATCAAGTACGTTCTGGAACAAGCCAAGTACTTTAGAGAAATTTTAGATAGGCCGGTTCCTAAAGTTCCAACACTTCGCGATAAGACCATCGTTAATCTTTTTTATGAAAACAGCACTCGCACAAGGCTTTCTTTTGAGCTTGCTCAAAAAAGAATGGGTGCTGATGTAGTCAATTTCTCGACCAGCTCCTCTAGTACAAAAAAAGGGGAGTCACTGAAAGACACCATTCGAAATATCAGCTCGATGAAAATTGATATGGTTGTGGTTAGGCATGAGAGTCCGGGTGTACCCCACTTTTTAACCAAATGTGTAGATGCGGCCATCCTAAATGCAGGAGATGGAGCGCACGAGCACCCTACTCAGGCACTGTTGGATATGTTCACCATGCAGACGATCCATCCAGATTTAACAGGAAAAAAAGTGGCCATTATTGGTGATATCGCCCACAGTCGGGTGGTTAGATCTAATATTATCGGCTTAAAAAAGTTAGGTGCCGAGGTGGTGTTATGTGGTCCAAAAACATTGATCCCGGTTTATGTTGAAGACATGGGCGTAGAGGTTTCTTATAATTTAGAAGAAACACTAGGGTGGTGTGATATAGCAATGGCACTTCGCATTCAATTAGAGCGACAGGAGTCGGGAACCGAGTTTTTTCCATCATTAAGGGAATACCATGAAAGATTCGGAATAAAGCTTTCTCATCTGGAAAAATATCCCGAGTTTAAAATAATGCATCCGGGTCCGATTAACAGGGGTGTAGAAATGGAAAGCGAAGTAGCAGACAGCGATCGGGCCGTAATTTTAGATCAGGTGACAAACGGGGTTGCCGTACGAATGGCGATTTTATATTTATTAAGTGGCGGAAATAGAGTTTAA
- a CDS encoding ADP-forming succinate--CoA ligase subunit beta, translating into MKIHEYQAKEILEKYNVAVPAGIATTTVEETVNAAKKLKDEGASLFVVKAQIHAGGRGKGRTKKNNAKGVILCKSIDEVKEAAESLLGDVLVTIQTGEEGQLVQKLYVTDGVDIKSEFYLGILMDRAVSKNVIMASTEGGVEIEKVAEETPDKIVKEWVEPGMDLQPNQARRIAFSLGLEGDALKKGIKFIQALYKAYEETDASMFEINPLIVTPDNDVYALDAKVTFDDNALYRHKDLAELKDEAEEDPSELEAQKYDLNYIKLDGNVGCMVNGAGLAMATMDIIKLSGGEPANFLDVGGGANVETVKNGFRIILEDQNVKAILINIFGGIVRCDRVANGVIEAVKDPEIAEKVQNVPIIVRLQGTNAKEAKEIIDNSDLNVISAVLLKEAAEEVSKVLA; encoded by the coding sequence ATGAAAATACACGAGTATCAAGCTAAAGAAATTCTTGAGAAATATAACGTCGCCGTTCCTGCTGGAATAGCCACAACTACTGTTGAAGAAACAGTGAATGCTGCTAAAAAGCTAAAAGATGAAGGTGCTTCACTTTTTGTTGTGAAAGCTCAGATTCATGCTGGTGGACGTGGCAAAGGTCGCACTAAAAAGAACAATGCCAAAGGCGTAATCCTCTGCAAGTCGATTGATGAAGTTAAAGAAGCTGCAGAGTCTTTATTAGGTGACGTACTTGTTACCATTCAGACCGGTGAAGAAGGCCAGCTTGTACAAAAGCTTTACGTAACTGATGGCGTTGATATCAAATCTGAGTTTTACCTTGGTATTTTGATGGACCGCGCGGTAAGCAAGAATGTAATCATGGCTTCTACCGAAGGTGGAGTTGAGATTGAGAAAGTTGCTGAAGAAACTCCTGACAAAATTGTTAAAGAATGGGTTGAACCTGGAATGGATCTTCAGCCAAATCAAGCTCGAAGAATTGCTTTTTCATTAGGACTTGAAGGTGATGCGCTCAAAAAAGGCATTAAATTCATTCAGGCTCTATATAAAGCCTATGAAGAAACCGATGCCAGCATGTTTGAAATCAATCCGCTGATTGTTACTCCAGACAATGATGTATATGCATTGGATGCTAAGGTAACATTTGACGACAACGCTCTTTACCGCCACAAAGATCTTGCTGAATTAAAAGACGAAGCAGAAGAAGATCCTTCAGAGTTAGAAGCACAGAAATACGACCTCAACTACATCAAGCTTGATGGAAATGTTGGGTGTATGGTGAATGGAGCCGGACTCGCAATGGCGACTATGGATATTATCAAGCTATCCGGTGGTGAGCCTGCTAACTTCCTTGATGTTGGTGGCGGAGCAAACGTTGAGACTGTGAAAAACGGATTCCGAATTATTCTTGAAGATCAAAACGTGAAAGCCATCTTGATTAACATTTTTGGTGGAATTGTCCGTTGTGATCGTGTTGCAAACGGTGTTATTGAAGCCGTTAAAGATCCCGAAATCGCTGAAAAGGTTCAGAACGTACCGATTATCGTTCGCCTTCAGGGAACCAACGCTAAGGAAGCAAAAGAGATCATCGATAACAGTGATCTCAATGTAATTTCAGCTGTACTTCTTAAAGAAGCTGCTGAAGAAGTTTCCAAGGTCCTGGCTTAA
- a CDS encoding copper transporter has translation MSTDQQQNGQNINGASLPEKGKRKEFWLSTFSINNRISVLVLITLVAVMGIVSYINIPKESFPSINIPNIFVVTVYPGVSPEDMESLITRKLEDELSNISDVKTMTSTSSEGYSNINMEFEPSVDIEDALQKVREKVDLAKPELPEDAEDPIVQEINLSEFPIMNVNLSGKYDEEILKEIAEDLQDKIEAIPSVLGVDLTGALEREVQVDVDLAKMKYYGIAFGEIIGAISAENVTVPGGDISVGTKKFLLRVPGQYEDPALLEDIVIKGENQSPIYVRDVADVTFGFKERETYSELGTAPVITLGVKKRTGENILETGDRTKAILDEALKTLPPTTTYKITNDQSVDVVNMVSNLENNIISGLILVVGVLLFFLGVRNASFVGISIPLSMFLSFIVLSAVGITMNMIVLFSLILSLGMLVDNAIVVVENIYRYLEEGYDNFEAAKKGTGEVAVPIIAGTMTTIAAFAPMVFWPGVVGQFMSYLPKTLIITLSSSLFVGLIINPVICALFMKVDGQENRATLTKNGKRILFGGVAFFAIIALLSSFVSWMMVIILGVAFWLSNKYFLEPVGRWWQREGLNNVLVKYESSLVWALDHRKSTIVISIFALLSSVVVLMAFNPGTEFFPEDIPPRDVYVQVETPIGSDVDFTKSIVDQVRDRVENLPNYVDVNSVLSTSGASITADPGSGGGGNTPNKGTVALNFVDFQEREGDVFEAMEFLRNHMTENIVGAKITVEQPPNGPPTGKPVNLEIYGSNMEQLSTISDRVLTILEEDSVFAKMDGLESNLPEPRPEVRVEVDREKAALYELSTNVIGMTIRQAINGVEASKFRDGKDEYDIIVRLSDEYRDDMSTLGDLTIFHEGNQIPLSEVATWEVSDGLGGINHKDSERVITISADVRSGYQANAVLAEVQGVLSDYLQGLPEGYNYGWTGQQQEQDESFEFLGIAFLIALFLITFILVSQFNSVAKPLIILSSVIMSMAGVFYGLVTFQMAFGLMAFLGIISLAGIVVNNAIVLIDYVDILRERDGLNLRDALIQAGKVRFRPVILTAITTTLGLVPLAIGFNFDYIVLVGSPIEFFTNLGSYIYMGGEQAAWWGPMAIAVIVGLTFATALTLILVPVLYSVIERTRRSLNNTMFGTTEPGIIKDQSELNGEPKEKPVLESSPG, from the coding sequence ATGAGTACCGATCAACAACAAAACGGACAAAATATTAACGGTGCTTCCTTGCCAGAGAAAGGAAAGCGCAAGGAGTTTTGGCTATCCACTTTTTCAATAAATAATCGCATTAGTGTGTTGGTATTGATTACACTGGTAGCGGTGATGGGGATTGTTTCCTACATCAATATTCCGAAAGAGAGTTTCCCGAGTATCAACATTCCAAATATATTTGTGGTGACGGTTTATCCCGGAGTATCTCCTGAGGATATGGAGAGTTTGATAACACGGAAGCTGGAGGATGAGTTAAGTAACATCTCGGATGTGAAGACCATGACTTCAACCTCATCGGAAGGGTATTCAAATATCAATATGGAGTTTGAGCCTAGTGTTGATATTGAAGATGCCCTGCAAAAAGTGAGGGAAAAAGTAGATTTGGCAAAGCCTGAATTACCCGAAGATGCTGAAGACCCGATAGTACAGGAAATCAACTTATCAGAGTTCCCAATAATGAACGTGAACCTCTCGGGAAAGTATGATGAAGAGATACTGAAGGAGATTGCAGAAGATCTGCAGGATAAAATTGAAGCCATCCCGTCAGTTCTTGGCGTAGATTTAACCGGTGCTTTGGAGAGAGAAGTACAGGTAGATGTTGACCTGGCAAAAATGAAGTACTATGGAATTGCCTTTGGAGAGATTATTGGGGCAATATCTGCAGAGAATGTTACGGTTCCCGGTGGGGATATCTCGGTGGGGACAAAGAAGTTTTTGCTTCGTGTTCCGGGCCAGTATGAAGATCCTGCTTTATTAGAAGACATCGTTATTAAAGGGGAAAACCAAAGTCCAATCTATGTCCGTGACGTGGCTGATGTAACATTCGGTTTTAAAGAACGGGAAACCTATTCGGAACTTGGAACAGCACCTGTAATTACCCTCGGTGTTAAGAAAAGAACAGGAGAAAATATCCTGGAAACCGGTGACCGTACTAAGGCGATTTTGGATGAAGCGCTTAAGACTCTTCCGCCCACAACTACCTATAAAATCACCAATGATCAAAGTGTGGATGTGGTAAATATGGTGAGCAACCTGGAGAATAATATTATTTCCGGGTTAATTTTAGTGGTAGGTGTGTTGCTGTTTTTCCTTGGAGTTAGAAATGCTTCTTTTGTGGGTATATCAATACCGCTATCTATGTTTTTGTCTTTTATTGTACTTTCTGCAGTAGGTATTACCATGAATATGATTGTACTTTTCTCACTTATCCTTTCTTTGGGTATGCTTGTGGATAATGCAATTGTAGTGGTGGAAAATATCTACCGATATTTAGAAGAAGGGTATGATAACTTTGAGGCAGCAAAAAAGGGTACAGGTGAAGTAGCTGTGCCTATTATTGCCGGTACTATGACTACCATTGCAGCTTTTGCACCCATGGTATTTTGGCCAGGTGTTGTTGGGCAGTTTATGAGCTATCTCCCAAAAACGTTGATCATAACACTTTCAAGTTCGCTGTTTGTTGGGTTGATAATAAACCCGGTAATTTGTGCTCTTTTCATGAAAGTTGACGGCCAGGAGAACAGAGCTACTTTAACCAAAAATGGGAAACGAATTTTATTCGGCGGAGTAGCCTTTTTTGCGATAATTGCACTGCTCTCGAGTTTTGTAAGCTGGATGATGGTCATAATCTTAGGTGTGGCTTTCTGGCTTTCCAATAAATATTTCCTCGAACCTGTTGGACGCTGGTGGCAAAGAGAGGGTTTAAATAATGTGCTGGTTAAATATGAATCATCACTGGTTTGGGCATTAGATCACCGAAAAAGCACAATCGTTATTTCAATTTTTGCGCTTCTATCAAGCGTGGTTGTATTGATGGCATTTAATCCGGGTACCGAGTTTTTCCCGGAAGATATTCCTCCAAGAGATGTATATGTACAAGTTGAGACCCCAATCGGTTCGGATGTTGACTTTACGAAATCAATCGTAGATCAGGTACGTGATCGAGTTGAAAACCTTCCAAACTACGTCGATGTAAACAGTGTGCTTTCTACCTCCGGTGCAAGCATTACAGCTGACCCTGGTTCAGGTGGTGGCGGCAATACTCCGAATAAAGGCACCGTCGCTTTGAACTTTGTGGATTTTCAGGAACGCGAAGGGGATGTATTTGAGGCCATGGAGTTTCTTAGAAATCACATGACGGAAAATATTGTGGGTGCAAAAATTACGGTAGAGCAACCACCAAACGGTCCCCCTACCGGAAAGCCGGTTAACCTCGAGATTTATGGCTCGAATATGGAGCAGTTGTCAACCATCTCAGATAGGGTCTTAACCATCCTTGAAGAAGATTCAGTATTCGCCAAAATGGATGGACTAGAGTCTAATCTACCTGAGCCAAGGCCGGAAGTGAGAGTTGAGGTTGATCGCGAAAAAGCAGCACTCTATGAGTTAAGCACCAATGTAATTGGGATGACCATTCGACAAGCTATTAATGGAGTTGAAGCTTCGAAATTCCGTGACGGGAAAGATGAATATGATATTATTGTCCGCTTGAGTGATGAATACCGTGACGATATGAGTACTCTGGGGGACTTAACAATCTTTCATGAAGGAAACCAGATCCCACTTTCAGAAGTGGCTACCTGGGAAGTGAGTGATGGTTTAGGCGGAATTAATCACAAAGATTCTGAGCGAGTAATTACGATTAGTGCAGATGTTCGTTCAGGTTATCAGGCGAACGCGGTACTAGCCGAAGTTCAAGGTGTACTCTCTGATTATCTGCAAGGTCTGCCTGAAGGATATAACTATGGCTGGACGGGACAGCAGCAAGAACAGGATGAGTCTTTTGAGTTCTTGGGGATCGCATTCCTGATTGCCTTATTTTTAATCACCTTTATTCTGGTATCTCAGTTCAACTCCGTTGCAAAACCATTAATTATTCTCAGTTCGGTAATCATGTCCATGGCCGGTGTATTCTATGGATTGGTAACCTTCCAGATGGCATTTGGCTTGATGGCATTCCTCGGAATTATTTCACTTGCCGGGATTGTAGTTAACAACGCCATTGTACTTATTGACTATGTTGACATCCTGAGAGAAAGAGATGGCTTAAATTTAAGAGATGCTTTGATTCAGGCTGGAAAAGTTCGCTTCCGTCCAGTAATCCTCACCGCTATTACAACCACACTTGGATTGGTGCCGCTGGCTATAGGTTTCAACTTTGACTATATCGTCTTGGTTGGTAGTCCAATTGAGTTCTTTACCAACCTTGGCTCGTACATTTATATGGGTGGTGAGCAAGCTGCGTGGTGGGGCCCAATGGCTATTGCTGTAATTGTTGGTCTTACATTTGCGACAGCATTGACGCTCATTCTGGTACCAGTTCTTTACAGTGTGATTGAACGTACTCGTCGCTCTCTTAACAATACTATGTTTGGAACGACAGAGCCAGGTATTATTAAAGATCAAAGTGAGCTCAATGGCGAACCGAAAGAAAAACCTGTTTTAGAATCATCACCGGGATAA
- a CDS encoding glycosyl transferase family 2, translated as MPEISVVIPSFNRPELLERAVKSVLNQTFHDVEIIVVDDASGEGDILSRVEKYSNVKYLRNETNRGACYSRNRGISEAKGRYINFLDDDDILFPEKLEKQLYCFKNNRDPSLGMVTCHANDERSGTLIVKQNKVKGDVHRKLLEKFAVSGIETMLFKTEYVKEIGGFDEKLQSSHEYDLLIRFTEKYTVDYVDEVLTKEFRSINQISTNFDKKIHGAKYLYKKHDERFKSVGILFWLKMKLKLWFLLFRYYVGKIFGEKFYRKLL; from the coding sequence ATGCCAGAAATATCAGTAGTAATACCTTCATTTAATAGGCCGGAACTTCTTGAAAGGGCTGTAAAGTCTGTTTTAAATCAGACTTTTCATGATGTGGAAATAATCGTGGTTGATGATGCGTCGGGTGAGGGAGATATTTTATCTAGAGTGGAAAAGTATAGCAACGTCAAATATTTAAGAAATGAAACAAACCGAGGGGCGTGTTATTCGCGAAATAGAGGTATAAGTGAGGCTAAAGGCAGATATATTAACTTTTTGGATGATGATGATATCCTCTTTCCGGAAAAGCTAGAAAAGCAGCTATATTGTTTCAAAAATAATAGAGATCCCAGCTTAGGGATGGTTACTTGTCATGCTAATGATGAACGGTCAGGTACTCTGATAGTTAAGCAAAACAAGGTTAAGGGAGACGTTCATAGAAAACTCTTGGAAAAGTTTGCAGTCTCCGGAATTGAAACTATGCTATTTAAGACGGAATATGTAAAAGAAATAGGGGGGTTTGATGAAAAACTACAATCAAGCCATGAGTATGATTTGCTGATTCGTTTCACTGAAAAATATACCGTTGACTATGTTGATGAGGTGTTAACAAAAGAATTCAGATCTATAAACCAAATAAGTACCAACTTTGACAAAAAAATTCATGGTGCAAAATATCTTTATAAGAAACATGATGAAAGGTTTAAGAGCGTAGGCATCCTATTTTGGCTAAAAATGAAGCTCAAGCTCTGGTTTTTATTATTTAGGTATTACGTAGGAAAGATTTTCGGAGAGAAGTTCTACAGAAAGTTACTTTAA
- a CDS encoding EamA family transporter has product MNRSYFIDLSLVLVAIIWALNFSIVKVSLREIDPYSFNALRFIFATALLWFVAHKRGYSLKVEKEHFWKMVGIGIVGNLFYQMFFIIGVNYTYAANAAVMLGTIPIWVALLSQFFTDEKLTPLKAIGVFFAFTGVTFIIMGGQGTLSFESETFLGNIITLIAAICWATYTILSRKYLKVYSPIQYSAFMSVVGLVSLLIVGLPFLIKLNWREITMIGYGGIFYSGALSVGLAYIIWNNGVKKIGAVRTAAYQNLVPVLGLIFGLVLLGEELSVLQYIGAVSVIAGIVLARLNSNPFKKHIQPK; this is encoded by the coding sequence TTGAATCGCTCCTACTTCATTGACCTCAGCTTAGTTCTCGTCGCTATTATTTGGGCTTTAAACTTTAGCATTGTAAAAGTCTCTTTGCGCGAGATTGATCCATATAGCTTTAATGCTTTGAGGTTTATTTTTGCTACGGCACTACTTTGGTTTGTCGCCCATAAAAGAGGCTATTCTCTTAAAGTTGAAAAAGAGCACTTTTGGAAAATGGTCGGTATTGGGATAGTGGGAAACCTTTTCTATCAAATGTTTTTCATCATCGGGGTTAACTATACCTATGCCGCCAACGCAGCTGTCATGTTAGGTACTATCCCAATTTGGGTAGCTCTACTCTCTCAATTTTTTACGGATGAAAAACTTACCCCCCTTAAAGCGATTGGTGTTTTCTTTGCATTTACCGGAGTCACTTTCATTATCATGGGAGGTCAGGGGACGCTCTCTTTTGAGTCGGAGACTTTTTTAGGGAACATCATCACGCTGATCGCTGCCATCTGCTGGGCAACTTATACCATTCTTTCCAGGAAGTATTTGAAAGTGTACAGTCCCATACAATATTCCGCATTTATGTCGGTTGTTGGGCTTGTCAGCTTACTTATAGTGGGCCTTCCCTTTTTGATAAAACTAAACTGGAGGGAAATTACCATGATAGGATATGGTGGTATCTTTTACAGTGGGGCTTTATCCGTAGGCCTCGCTTATATCATCTGGAACAACGGAGTAAAAAAGATCGGAGCTGTACGAACTGCAGCTTATCAAAATCTGGTACCTGTACTCGGTCTTATTTTTGGGCTTGTTTTATTAGGTGAAGAACTCTCAGTTCTTCAATATATTGGAGCTGTTTCAGTAATTGCCGGTATCGTTTTAGCCCGACTAAATTCAAATCCATTCAAGAAACATATTCAACCAAAGTGA